Proteins found in one Sporosarcina sp. FSL K6-3457 genomic segment:
- a CDS encoding capping complex subunit for YIEGIA, whose product MNNQHAEIVAIITMKPEFFQGGGAPIFIVQDKKHLQKVSLTLEKIMDAAAHEVEEQTIIIVAR is encoded by the coding sequence GTGAATAATCAGCATGCTGAAATTGTCGCGATTATTACGATGAAACCTGAGTTTTTCCAAGGGGGTGGTGCACCTATTTTTATTGTGCAGGATAAAAAGCACTTGCAGAAGGTGAGCTTAACTTTGGAGAAAATTATGGATGCTGCTGCGCATGAAGTGGAAGAGCAGACGATTATTATTGTGGCACGTTAA
- a CDS encoding nucleotidyltransferase family protein yields the protein MKIAGIYLAAGNSSRMGSHKLKLPIGTMTVGSLALETALKSSLAAIYVITREMDEVEWIPADMKLHNKCIIMPCPSANEGQSESLKWGIRQAQTNHMDAALVMLADQPFITVQMLEEMIVCMKSNPTCKFIATTIEQTIIPPVLLSSSMYAELLTLDGDTGAKTLLQGDFLQKGHVLPCTDQRLVFDVDTPEDYQLLLTDKEKTK from the coding sequence GTGAAAATCGCAGGTATTTATCTCGCTGCCGGCAATAGTAGCCGAATGGGCAGCCACAAGTTGAAGTTACCGATTGGGACCATGACAGTTGGAAGCTTGGCACTCGAAACAGCTTTGAAATCCTCGCTCGCGGCAATCTATGTCATTACAAGAGAAATGGATGAGGTAGAATGGATCCCTGCCGATATGAAATTGCACAACAAGTGCATAATCATGCCGTGTCCAAGCGCCAATGAGGGTCAATCCGAATCATTGAAATGGGGCATTAGACAAGCGCAAACTAATCATATGGACGCCGCCCTCGTCATGTTGGCAGACCAACCTTTCATTACCGTTCAAATGCTCGAAGAAATGATTGTTTGTATGAAAAGCAATCCGACATGCAAGTTCATCGCGACAACCATTGAACAAACCATTATACCACCCGTTTTACTGTCATCTTCCATGTACGCTGAACTCCTTACCTTAGATGGAGATACAGGAGCAAAAACACTCTTGCAAGGAGATTTTCTTCAAAAAGGACATGTACTGCCATGTACTGATCAACGTCTTGTCTTTGATGTTGATACGCCAGAAGACTATCAATTACTGCTAACAGACAAAGAAAAAACGAAATGA
- a CDS encoding YIEGIA family protein: MDSYLFPVVMGIIFGFVARTLLLRTDFRQYPTYPTGRIIHLSLGFIAAFIGAVAIPSVLESDWAAVTFLGLAATQFREIRKMERDSLEKIDTNELVKRGAPFIEGMAQAFESRNYLVMFTALVTTLCSVYAIWLGVIGGIVMLIIVRFKMSGKLLNAIADVTEADIRFEGPTLFVGDILIKNVGLEDTRKTITEKAVGAIVTPKNENSVVTLSYLGQRQAMLHHVATVLGCYLDSGEPALVPLSKRDMADGRIALFFLPREKDFAQIKTVLEKVPVLDSAIRMPQEADKGKS, translated from the coding sequence ATGGATAGTTATTTATTTCCTGTTGTCATGGGTATCATTTTTGGCTTTGTGGCACGAACACTATTATTGCGCACTGATTTCAGGCAATATCCAACGTATCCAACAGGTCGAATCATTCATCTTTCTCTCGGTTTCATCGCGGCTTTTATTGGCGCGGTAGCGATTCCTTCCGTTCTCGAATCTGATTGGGCTGCAGTCACTTTTCTTGGTCTTGCTGCGACGCAATTTCGTGAAATTAGAAAGATGGAAAGGGATTCTCTTGAAAAAATCGATACGAATGAGCTTGTGAAACGTGGTGCGCCATTTATTGAAGGAATGGCGCAAGCGTTCGAAAGTCGAAACTATTTAGTAATGTTCACGGCACTGGTGACGACATTATGTTCCGTTTATGCCATTTGGTTGGGTGTTATAGGTGGGATTGTCATGCTTATTATTGTGAGGTTTAAGATGTCGGGTAAGTTGTTGAATGCAATTGCAGATGTGACAGAAGCAGACATTCGTTTCGAAGGGCCAACGCTGTTTGTTGGAGATATTTTGATTAAAAATGTGGGATTGGAGGATACGAGAAAAACCATCACTGAAAAAGCAGTTGGTGCAATTGTCACTCCGAAAAATGAAAATAGCGTCGTTACATTGTCTTATCTTGGGCAGCGACAAGCGATGTTACACCATGTTGCTACCGTACTGGGTTGTTATCTTGATTCGGGTGAACCGGCGTTGGTTCCATTATCGAAGAGAGATATGGCAGACGGTCGAATAGCGCTGTTCTTTTTGCCGCGGGAAAAAGATTTCGCTCAAATTAAGACAGTATTAGAAAAGGTCCCCGTATTGGACAGCGCAATCCGGATGCCGCAGGAAGCAGATAAAGGGAAATCATAA
- a CDS encoding XdhC family protein — translation MQSISKMIDIILHANQPVVLAMIVNVEGSAYRKEGSWMLFQQDETQVGVISGGCLENDLQSHARDLFETGTVEVVQYDLSAEDDLGWGRGAGCNGIVTVLIRDIDQDFKRYLRLTHQKLLAKEPILFVQSMNMFNDYGGITQNGHPYGNWKDDMPVKMDTTIPFQHQAEQQIIRDKNVYVQFIWPDPSLYIIGAGADTRPLARLAQNVGYAVHVLDWRQSLCNEIYFPTALSFQIGDVGKLVEAIRFSPLDSIIIVTHDFQRDMNIIQHIRHTPLLYLGILGSKKRTQRLVGGEIPEWIHSPIGLSIGADGPEEIAVSVVAELIAVRRRKMM, via the coding sequence TTGCAGTCTATCTCGAAAATGATTGACATCATCTTACATGCTAACCAGCCTGTTGTTCTTGCGATGATTGTCAATGTTGAAGGTTCTGCCTATCGAAAAGAAGGTTCGTGGATGTTATTTCAACAGGATGAGACACAAGTAGGCGTTATTAGTGGCGGTTGCCTTGAAAATGATTTGCAAAGCCATGCACGGGACTTGTTTGAAACAGGAACAGTAGAAGTTGTTCAGTATGATTTAAGTGCAGAAGATGACCTTGGTTGGGGGCGCGGCGCGGGATGTAATGGGATTGTTACAGTGTTAATAAGAGATATTGATCAAGATTTCAAGCGATATCTGAGGTTAACGCATCAAAAATTACTAGCTAAAGAGCCTATTTTATTCGTCCAATCTATGAATATGTTTAACGACTATGGTGGAATTACACAGAATGGTCATCCATATGGCAACTGGAAAGATGACATGCCAGTTAAAATGGATACCACAATTCCTTTTCAGCATCAGGCAGAACAACAAATCATTCGTGACAAAAACGTTTATGTCCAATTCATATGGCCTGACCCATCCCTTTATATCATTGGTGCTGGCGCTGATACACGGCCACTTGCTCGTCTAGCTCAAAACGTCGGATATGCAGTCCACGTGCTAGATTGGCGCCAATCGCTGTGCAATGAAATCTATTTTCCAACAGCACTATCATTTCAAATCGGTGATGTAGGAAAATTGGTTGAAGCGATTCGATTCAGCCCGCTCGATTCAATAATTATCGTGACACATGACTTTCAACGTGATATGAACATTATTCAACACATTCGTCATACCCCGCTATTATACCTAGGTATTTTGGGGTCGAAAAAAAGAACGCAACGGTTAGTAGGGGGGGAAATTCCCGAATGGATTCATTCCCCGATCGGGCTGTCGATTGGAGCAGATGGACCTGAAGAAATCGCTGTTAGCGTGGTGGCCGAATTGATTGCTGTGAGACGGAGGAAAATGATGTGA